In Serratia sp. FDAARGOS_506, a genomic segment contains:
- the accD gene encoding acetyl-CoA carboxylase, carboxyltransferase subunit beta, whose protein sequence is MSWIERILNKSNITQTRKASIPEGVWTKCDSCGQVLYRAELERNLEVCPKCDHHMRMGARARLHTLLDEGSEVELGSDLEPKDVLKFKDSKRYKDRLVAAQKATGEKDALVVMKGTLYGMPIVAASFEFAFIGGSMSSVVGARFVRAVEQALEDNCPLVCFSASGGARMQEALMSLMQMAKTSAALAKMQERGLPYISVLTDPTMGGVSASLAMLGDINIAEPKALIGFAGPRVIEQTVREKLPPGFQRSEFLIEKGAIDMIVRRPEMRQTLASILSKLTNQPQPHFDEAAPVIEPEQQADA, encoded by the coding sequence ATGAGCTGGATTGAACGAATTCTTAACAAAAGCAATATCACACAAACCCGTAAGGCGAGCATTCCTGAAGGGGTCTGGACCAAATGCGACAGCTGCGGCCAGGTTCTCTACCGCGCCGAGCTGGAGCGTAATCTGGAAGTGTGTCCGAAGTGCGACCACCACATGCGTATGGGCGCGCGCGCGCGTCTGCATACCCTGCTGGACGAAGGCAGCGAAGTGGAACTGGGCAGCGATCTGGAGCCGAAAGACGTTCTGAAATTCAAGGATTCCAAGCGCTATAAAGATCGCTTGGTCGCCGCACAGAAAGCGACCGGTGAGAAAGATGCGCTGGTGGTGATGAAGGGCACGCTGTACGGTATGCCGATCGTCGCCGCCTCCTTCGAATTCGCCTTCATCGGCGGCTCGATGTCTTCCGTGGTCGGCGCGCGTTTCGTGCGTGCGGTTGAGCAGGCGCTGGAGGACAACTGTCCGCTGGTATGCTTCTCCGCCAGCGGCGGCGCGCGCATGCAGGAAGCGCTGATGTCGCTGATGCAGATGGCGAAAACCAGCGCGGCGTTGGCTAAGATGCAGGAGCGCGGCTTGCCGTATATCTCCGTGCTGACCGACCCGACCATGGGCGGCGTCTCCGCCAGCCTGGCGATGCTGGGCGACATCAACATCGCCGAGCCGAAAGCGCTGATCGGTTTTGCCGGCCCGCGCGTTATCGAGCAGACCGTGCGTGAGAAATTGCCGCCGGGCTTCCAGCGCAGCGAATTCCTGATCGAAAAAGGCGCGATCGATATGATCGTTCGCCGTCCGGAAATGCGCCAAACGTTGGCGAGCATTCTGTCCAAGCTGACCAACCAGCCGCAGCCGCATTTCGATGAGGCCGCGCCGGTCATTGAGCCGGAGCAGCAGGCCGACGCCTGA
- a CDS encoding DedA family protein yields the protein MDIIKFIIDFILHIDVHLAELVAQYGMWVYAILFLILFCETGLVVTPFLPGDSLLFVAGALAALPTNDLNVHTMVALMAVAAIIGDAVNYTIGRLFGEKLFSNPNSKIFRRSYLDKTHQFYEKHGGKTIILARFVPIVRTFAPFVAGMGHMSYRHFAAYNVIGALVWVLLFTYAGYLFGDLPVVQENLKLLIVGIIIVSILPGVIEIWRHKRAAARQQKQ from the coding sequence ATGGACATCATCAAGTTTATTATTGATTTCATTCTGCATATTGATGTGCACCTGGCCGAACTGGTCGCACAATACGGCATGTGGGTCTACGCTATTCTGTTCCTGATCCTGTTTTGCGAAACCGGTCTGGTGGTGACGCCGTTCCTGCCGGGGGATTCCTTGCTGTTTGTCGCTGGCGCGCTGGCGGCGTTGCCGACCAACGATCTGAACGTGCATACCATGGTGGCGTTGATGGCCGTGGCGGCGATCATCGGCGATGCGGTGAACTACACTATCGGGCGGCTGTTCGGCGAGAAGCTGTTCAGCAACCCGAATTCGAAAATTTTCCGTCGCAGCTACCTGGACAAGACGCACCAGTTCTATGAGAAACACGGCGGGAAAACGATTATTCTGGCGCGATTCGTGCCGATCGTGCGTACTTTTGCGCCGTTCGTCGCCGGGATGGGGCATATGTCCTATCGCCACTTCGCCGCCTACAACGTGATTGGCGCACTGGTTTGGGTGCTGCTCTTCACCTATGCTGGCTACCTGTTCGGCGATCTGCCGGTGGTGCAGGAGAACCTGAAACTGCTGATCGTAGGGATCATCATCGTTTCGATTCTGCCGGGCGTGATTGAAATTTGGCGCCACAAGCGTGCGGCCGCCCGCCAGCAAAAACAGTAA
- the truA gene encoding tRNA pseudouridine(38-40) synthase TruA, translating into MSEVVSPAQPTLKVALGIEYDGSRYYGWQRQQEVASVQERLEQALSKVADAPITVLCAGRTDAGVHATGQVVHFETTARRKDAAWTMGVNTHLPPDIAVRWVSPVADDFHARFSATARRYRYIIFNHRYRPAVLQQGVTHFYHPLDADRMHRAAQALLGENDFTSFRAVQCQSRTPWRCVKHVKVTRYGEYIVVDIKANAFVHHMVRNIVGSLMEIGCGNQDENWMAELLALKDRNLAAATARAEGLYLVSVDYPDHFGLPRPPMGPLFLPDD; encoded by the coding sequence ATGTCTGAGGTGGTTTCGCCCGCTCAGCCGACGCTGAAGGTAGCGCTGGGCATCGAATATGACGGCAGCCGGTACTACGGCTGGCAGCGGCAGCAAGAAGTGGCCAGCGTGCAGGAACGCCTGGAGCAGGCGTTGAGCAAGGTGGCGGATGCGCCGATTACCGTGCTGTGCGCCGGACGCACCGACGCCGGGGTGCACGCTACCGGGCAGGTGGTGCATTTCGAAACCACCGCGCGCCGTAAGGACGCCGCCTGGACGATGGGGGTAAACACCCATCTGCCGCCGGATATCGCGGTGCGTTGGGTGAGCCCCGTCGCCGACGATTTTCACGCGCGCTTCAGCGCCACCGCGCGCCGCTACCGCTATATTATTTTCAACCATCGCTACCGGCCGGCGGTGCTGCAACAGGGGGTAACGCACTTTTATCACCCGCTGGACGCCGATCGCATGCATCGGGCGGCGCAGGCACTGCTGGGCGAGAATGACTTCACTTCGTTCCGCGCGGTGCAATGTCAGTCGCGCACCCCGTGGCGCTGCGTAAAACACGTTAAGGTTACGCGCTACGGCGAATATATTGTGGTAGATATCAAGGCGAATGCCTTCGTGCATCACATGGTTCGCAACATCGTCGGCAGCCTGATGGAGATCGGCTGCGGCAATCAGGATGAGAACTGGATGGCCGAACTGTTGGCGCTGAAGGATCGCAACCTGGCGGCGGCGACGGCGCGAGCCGAGGGGCTGTATCTGGTTTCCGTGGACTATCCCGACCACTTTGGTCTACCGCGGCCGCCGATGGGGCCGCTGTTTTTACCCGACGATTAA
- a CDS encoding aspartate-semialdehyde dehydrogenase translates to MSDGWNIALLGATGAVGEALLELLQERQFPVGELYPLASERSAGANVRFNGKSLLVQNAEEFDWSQAQLAFFVAGSEASARYAEEAGNMGCLVIDTSGLFAMEPDVPLVVPGVNPQVLADYRNRNIVAVADSMVSQLLTAIKPLTEQAGLSRLHVTTLMSVSSRGKAAVDDLAGQSARLLNGIPAEEGVFGKQLAFNLLPLVADEQGSVREERLIVDQVRKVLQDEGLPISVSCVQSPVFYGHAQVVHLEALRPLSAEEARSELEEVEDIQLSEEDDYPTQVTEASGSDALSIGCLRNDYGIPELLQFWTVADNVRFGGALMAIETAERLVQEQMY, encoded by the coding sequence ATGTCTGACGGCTGGAATATCGCGCTGCTCGGCGCCACTGGCGCGGTAGGTGAAGCGTTGCTGGAATTGTTGCAGGAACGCCAGTTCCCGGTGGGTGAGCTCTATCCTCTGGCAAGCGAACGCAGCGCGGGCGCCAATGTGCGCTTCAACGGCAAGTCTCTTCTGGTGCAAAACGCCGAAGAGTTCGACTGGTCGCAAGCGCAGCTGGCCTTCTTCGTCGCCGGCAGTGAAGCTTCTGCGCGCTATGCCGAAGAAGCCGGCAACATGGGCTGTCTGGTGATCGACACCAGCGGCCTGTTCGCCATGGAGCCGGATGTACCGCTGGTGGTGCCGGGCGTTAACCCGCAGGTGCTGGCGGATTACCGCAACCGCAATATCGTGGCGGTGGCCGACAGTATGGTCAGCCAGCTGCTGACGGCGATCAAACCGTTGACCGAACAGGCGGGATTGTCGCGTCTGCACGTCACCACGCTGATGTCGGTATCGTCGCGCGGCAAGGCGGCGGTGGACGACTTGGCCGGCCAGAGCGCGCGCCTGTTGAACGGCATTCCGGCCGAGGAAGGCGTTTTCGGCAAACAGCTGGCGTTCAACCTGCTGCCGCTTGTCGCCGACGAGCAGGGCAGTGTGCGTGAAGAACGCCTGATCGTCGATCAGGTACGCAAGGTGCTGCAGGACGAAGGGCTGCCGATTTCGGTGAGCTGCGTTCAGTCGCCGGTGTTTTACGGCCATGCGCAGGTGGTGCACTTGGAAGCGCTGCGCCCGCTGTCCGCCGAAGAAGCGCGCAGCGAGCTCGAAGAGGTCGAGGACATTCAGCTGAGCGAAGAAGACGATTACCCGACTCAGGTCACCGAAGCCTCCGGCAGCGATGCGCTCAGCATCGGTTGTCTGCGTAATGATTACGGTATCCCCGAGCTGCTGCAGTTCTGGACGGTGGCGGACAATGTGCGCTTTGGCGGCGCGTTGATGGCTATCGAAACCGCCGAGCGTCTGGTGCAGGAGCAGATGTACTGA
- the pdxB gene encoding 4-phosphoerythronate dehydrogenase PdxB, with product MKILVDENMPYAAELFSRLGEVQAVPGRPIPREALADADALMVRSVTKVNEALLAGSRIGFVGTATAGTDHVDDAWLQRQGIGFSAAPGCNAIAVVEYVFSALMMLAERDGFHLRDKTVGIIGVGNVGSRLDARLKALGVRTLLCDPPRADRGDAGEFWPLEKLVAEADVLTFHTPLNKSGPYHSLHLADADLLAALPDNRILINACRGPVVDNAALLQALEKGKKLSTVLDVWEPEPDLSLPLLARVDIGTAHIAGYTLEGKARGTTQVFEAFSRHLGQPQQVALASLLPVPEFSQIRLNGPLDEARLKRLMHLVYDVRRDDAPLRKVAGQPGEFDRLRKHYQERREWSSLAVQCDDSASAELLGKLGFSVA from the coding sequence GTGAAGATTCTGGTTGATGAAAATATGCCGTATGCGGCTGAGCTGTTCAGCCGCCTGGGCGAAGTGCAGGCGGTGCCGGGTCGCCCGATCCCGCGTGAAGCGCTGGCGGATGCCGATGCGCTGATGGTGCGTTCGGTCACCAAGGTCAATGAAGCCTTGCTGGCCGGCAGCCGCATTGGCTTTGTCGGCACCGCCACCGCCGGCACCGATCATGTCGATGACGCCTGGCTGCAACGGCAGGGCATCGGCTTTTCCGCTGCGCCGGGCTGCAACGCCATCGCGGTGGTCGAGTATGTGTTCTCTGCCTTGATGATGTTGGCCGAACGCGACGGCTTCCACCTGCGGGATAAAACCGTCGGCATCATCGGCGTGGGCAACGTCGGTTCGCGCCTGGACGCGCGCCTCAAAGCCCTGGGTGTGCGCACGCTGCTGTGCGATCCGCCGCGTGCCGATCGCGGCGACGCCGGGGAGTTTTGGCCGCTGGAGAAGCTGGTGGCCGAGGCCGACGTGCTGACCTTCCATACGCCGCTGAATAAATCCGGCCCATACCATTCGCTGCATCTGGCGGACGCCGACCTGTTGGCGGCGCTGCCGGACAACCGCATTCTGATCAACGCCTGCCGCGGGCCGGTGGTGGATAACGCCGCGTTGCTGCAGGCGCTGGAAAAGGGCAAAAAGCTGAGCACGGTGCTGGACGTGTGGGAACCGGAGCCGGATCTCTCCTTGCCGCTGCTGGCGCGGGTGGATATCGGTACTGCGCACATCGCCGGGTATACGCTGGAAGGCAAGGCGCGCGGCACCACTCAGGTGTTCGAAGCGTTCAGCCGCCATCTGGGGCAGCCGCAGCAGGTGGCGCTGGCCTCGTTGCTGCCGGTACCGGAGTTCAGCCAGATTCGCCTCAACGGGCCGCTGGATGAAGCGCGGTTAAAACGATTGATGCACTTGGTGTATGATGTGCGCCGCGATGATGCGCCGTTGCGCAAAGTCGCCGGGCAACCGGGCGAATTCGATCGCCTGCGCAAGCACTACCAGGAACGCCGCGAGTGGTCTTCGCTGGCCGTGCAATGCGATGACAGCGCCAGCGCCGAGTTGCTCGGCAAGCTGGGCTTTAGCGTGGCATAG
- a CDS encoding helix-turn-helix domain-containing protein, giving the protein MPEIRHFPESLIPAPKPVQFRCEEFNARTEFQPHSHTWGQLMWVKAGVMVLRIGGQRFLAPPEFVLWAPAGIEHSCYNQRLAQCRMVDITPALCAGMPADPCLVSVTPIFRAIAEDFYARKQYIPQTEEDLRLCQVLIDQLRLSPRQQTYLPSSDDKFLAPVLEALEHCPADNTSLAAWAARVYTTERTLSRRCQQDLGMSFSEWRQRLRFLHAVSLLEQGKTVQDVALDVGYSSASAFIVMFQQIAGTTPERFRRA; this is encoded by the coding sequence ATGCCAGAAATCCGCCATTTTCCCGAGTCGCTGATCCCGGCGCCGAAGCCGGTGCAGTTCCGCTGCGAGGAGTTCAACGCGCGCACCGAATTCCAGCCGCACAGCCACACCTGGGGACAGTTGATGTGGGTCAAAGCCGGTGTCATGGTGCTGCGCATCGGCGGGCAGCGCTTTCTGGCGCCGCCGGAGTTCGTGCTGTGGGCGCCGGCCGGCATCGAACACTCTTGCTATAACCAGCGGCTGGCGCAGTGCCGCATGGTGGACATCACGCCGGCGCTGTGTGCCGGCATGCCGGCCGATCCTTGCCTGGTGAGCGTGACGCCCATCTTCCGCGCCATCGCCGAGGATTTCTATGCGCGCAAGCAGTACATTCCGCAGACGGAAGAGGATTTGCGCCTGTGTCAGGTGCTGATCGATCAGTTGCGTCTGTCGCCGCGCCAGCAAACCTATCTGCCGTCGTCTGACGACAAATTTTTGGCGCCGGTGCTGGAAGCGCTGGAGCACTGCCCGGCGGACAACACGTCGCTGGCGGCGTGGGCGGCTCGGGTCTACACCACTGAGCGCACGCTGTCGCGCCGTTGCCAGCAGGATTTGGGCATGTCGTTCAGCGAATGGCGCCAGCGCCTGCGTTTCCTGCATGCCGTGTCGCTGCTCGAGCAGGGCAAGACCGTGCAGGATGTGGCGTTGGACGTTGGCTACAGCTCCGCGTCGGCATTTATCGTCATGTTCCAGCAAATCGCCGGCACCACCCCTGAGCGCTTTCGCCGTGCCTGA
- a CDS encoding DMT family transporter, whose translation MNMLFPLLAVLIWSINAVVSKLSATAIDPAAISLYRWLLALIALTPFVLPGVLRNRAQVRANWWKLMILGLLGMVLYQSLAYYAAHSVSALFMGIIVSLIPLLTILISIVLLRIAPTVGVLLGSILSFCGLIWLVSGGQPGVLLQHGIGKGELMMLLATASYALYGVLTKRWAIALPNWQSLYVQILFGVLLLLPNFLMAQDVGLNGHNLPLVLFAGIPASIIAPFLWIQGVMRLGANTASIFMNLAPVFTAAIAVLFLHEQLHGYHLIGGGITLLGVILSQRLRTPLTRKTKAPAANADSCKEQA comes from the coding sequence ATGAATATGCTCTTCCCGCTGTTGGCCGTGCTGATTTGGTCGATTAACGCCGTCGTCAGCAAACTCTCCGCCACCGCCATCGATCCGGCGGCCATCTCGCTCTACCGCTGGTTGCTGGCGTTGATTGCCCTGACGCCGTTCGTGCTGCCGGGCGTGCTGCGCAACCGGGCGCAGGTGCGCGCCAACTGGTGGAAATTGATGATCCTCGGTTTGCTGGGCATGGTGCTGTACCAAAGCCTGGCGTATTACGCGGCACACAGCGTCAGCGCGCTGTTTATGGGCATCATCGTGTCGCTGATCCCGCTGCTGACCATCCTTATCAGCATCGTACTGCTGCGTATTGCGCCAACCGTCGGCGTGCTGCTCGGCAGCATACTCTCCTTCTGCGGCTTGATCTGGCTGGTCAGCGGCGGTCAGCCCGGCGTGCTGCTGCAGCACGGTATCGGCAAGGGGGAATTGATGATGCTGCTCGCCACCGCTTCTTACGCGCTGTATGGCGTGTTAACCAAGCGCTGGGCCATCGCGCTGCCGAACTGGCAATCGCTGTATGTGCAGATCCTGTTCGGCGTGCTGTTGTTGCTGCCTAATTTCCTGATGGCGCAGGATGTCGGCTTGAACGGCCATAACCTGCCGCTGGTGCTGTTCGCCGGCATTCCGGCTTCGATCATCGCCCCGTTCCTTTGGATCCAAGGCGTGATGCGCCTGGGCGCCAACACCGCCTCAATCTTCATGAACCTGGCGCCGGTGTTTACCGCCGCTATCGCCGTGCTGTTCCTGCATGAGCAGCTGCACGGTTATCACCTGATCGGCGGCGGCATCACCCTGCTGGGCGTTATTCTGTCGCAGCGGCTGCGCACGCCGCTGACGCGTAAAACCAAAGCCCCGGCGGCCAACGCAGATTCCTGCAAAGAGCAGGCCTAA